A DNA window from Gemmatimonadaceae bacterium contains the following coding sequences:
- a CDS encoding DUF4956 domain-containing protein, whose translation MNFFTRLIDFITLGSEAPFRRLFAYYAAVVLVFFLLYKFFPAIDSVMSGDRLVELAKTPSFLQDGLSTGQVQAPVASIQSRFEFGFNTLFVFVSTFVLMLPVTWVYMSARWGRGYNQSVVQALIVLPMIVAGVILIVRNSLALAFSLGGIVAAVRFRTNMSDTRDIVYIFLAIVVGFAAGVQVIMVALLLTVLFNFVLVALWRYDFGRPVLEPTAAATWAEPLHDLAGTDHGGVPVPDRDLVLALTPKKAEALAERFERVKDILGPKGKKPKYDAIVAITTNEVSAAQKTLEPALDNVTKRWRLDEVVNNQGKPSELYYLVHTRKSVPRDAMVTAIRATANGTITDVDVEIGDAIDKERGEERQARKEREKGIEG comes from the coding sequence ATGAATTTCTTCACTCGTCTCATCGATTTCATCACCCTGGGCTCGGAAGCCCCGTTTCGACGGCTCTTCGCGTATTACGCGGCCGTCGTCCTCGTGTTCTTCCTGCTCTACAAGTTCTTTCCGGCCATCGACAGCGTCATGTCCGGTGACCGGTTGGTGGAGCTAGCCAAGACGCCTTCGTTCCTGCAAGACGGATTGTCGACGGGCCAAGTCCAAGCTCCCGTCGCCAGCATCCAATCGCGATTCGAGTTCGGCTTCAACACGCTCTTCGTATTCGTCAGCACGTTCGTGTTGATGCTGCCGGTGACGTGGGTGTACATGTCGGCCCGTTGGGGCCGCGGGTACAACCAGTCGGTCGTTCAGGCGCTGATCGTTCTGCCGATGATCGTCGCCGGCGTCATCCTGATCGTCCGCAACAGCCTGGCCTTGGCGTTCAGCCTGGGCGGCATCGTCGCCGCGGTGCGCTTCCGCACCAACATGAGCGACACGCGCGACATCGTCTATATCTTCCTCGCCATCGTCGTCGGGTTCGCCGCGGGCGTGCAAGTCATCATGGTGGCGCTCCTGCTCACGGTGCTGTTCAATTTCGTGCTCGTCGCGCTCTGGCGATACGACTTCGGCCGTCCGGTGCTCGAGCCGACCGCGGCGGCGACGTGGGCCGAGCCGCTGCACGATCTCGCCGGAACGGATCACGGCGGTGTGCCCGTTCCGGATCGCGACCTCGTCCTCGCGCTGACCCCGAAGAAAGCCGAGGCGCTCGCCGAGCGGTTCGAGCGAGTCAAGGACATCCTCGGCCCCAAGGGCAAGAAGCCGAAGTACGACGCCATCGTCGCGATCACGACAAACGAGGTCAGCGCGGCCCAGAAGACCTTGGAGCCCGCCCTCGACAACGTCACGAAGCGCTGGCGGCTCGACGAGGTCGTCAACAACCAGGGCAAGCCGTCGGAGCTCTACTACCTCGTGCACACGCGCAAGTCGGTGCCGCGCGACGCGATGGTGACCGCCATTCGTGCGACGGCAAACGGCACGATCACCGACGTCGACGTCGAAATCGGAGACGCGATCGACAAGGAGCGCGGCGAGGAGCGGCAGGCGCGC